One Thermogemmata fonticola DNA window includes the following coding sequences:
- a CDS encoding NADH-quinone oxidoreductase subunit C → MTATDIISRLESVFGQAIIEKKLDALDPYVVVESQHLEAVARYLRDDPELRFEMLNDITGVDYLEPDAKKAAKAGFEPHIEVVYHLSSFSFPGRRFTLKVKLPRWKDNVPGRLPEVPSLCRVWATADWQEREVYDLLGVRFLGHPNLCRILLAEDWVGHPLRKDYEYPLEYHDIRGR, encoded by the coding sequence ATGACGGCGACGGACATCATTTCCCGGCTGGAGTCGGTTTTTGGACAGGCCATCATTGAGAAGAAGCTGGATGCGCTCGACCCGTATGTTGTGGTGGAGAGCCAGCACCTGGAGGCGGTGGCCCGCTATTTGCGGGATGATCCGGAGCTGCGGTTCGAGATGCTCAACGACATCACTGGGGTAGATTATCTGGAGCCAGATGCCAAGAAGGCGGCCAAGGCGGGTTTTGAGCCGCACATCGAGGTGGTCTACCATCTTTCCAGTTTTTCCTTCCCCGGCCGGCGTTTCACGCTCAAGGTGAAGCTGCCGCGTTGGAAGGACAACGTTCCCGGCCGGCTTCCTGAAGTGCCTAGCTTATGCCGCGTCTGGGCCACTGCTGACTGGCAGGAACGTGAAGTGTACGACCTCCTGGGCGTCCGCTTCCTGGGGCATCCGAACTTGTGCCGCATTCTGCTCGCGGAGGACTGGGTGGGACACCCCTTGCGCAAGGATTACGAGTACCCGTTGGAGTATCACGACATCCGCGGACGCTGA
- a CDS encoding transglutaminase-like domain-containing protein → MIPHGIRITGCGLCLWLACWLAEAGGQTLPGGPSPRPAPGQSPPASGVPTAPPAVEGKLIISPGGRGAKADPSLPPSLNPGDFIIIRPHKGNATLKTAGADPGAGARPSGTAGLSGASAPPKDSAVQTPPTAAQADSGPVDYWFVVAIEGQRAGYVHWSVQRQQHKGKEFLIGTRYLRLTVARFGQTVTQWSEESSVETPEGQVLVTSMRQGLGKDQALTLSGTVEGKTLKVRGTGMAAGATDTPWPEGVVGIAGEVQQFRRLSLQPGQSHRYLSYLPAVNRVVTITVTLEGEESRALWPNTPPRRLLRYVSKPEPLGKVRLPLSITWVDAQTREPLLVETDFPAFGGRLTFLRTTREAATAPVTQPVEIFAFQSIPLNRAVPHPHGQAEIVYRVKVPREEEPETLFVSDSRQQVQNYDPVTKSFELRVQARRGPQENLQEPPPGKEYLESNFFLNWDNADVKRRAAQATAGLPAQAEAWTKACAIERWVHQNMKAFELSQALATADHVAKDLTGDCTEYAMLAAAMCRAVGIPSRTAMGVIYATDKKGHPVLAYHMWFEVYVSGQWVPLDATRGEGGIGPGHIKITHDSWHEEKSFAPLLPVLRVLTARPAVEILRVRP, encoded by the coding sequence ATGATACCGCATGGGATCCGAATAACAGGTTGCGGGCTGTGTCTGTGGCTGGCCTGCTGGCTCGCGGAGGCCGGCGGGCAAACTTTACCAGGCGGTCCATCACCCCGCCCCGCACCGGGCCAATCTCCCCCCGCCTCTGGCGTGCCGACTGCTCCCCCCGCGGTGGAAGGGAAACTGATCATTTCTCCCGGCGGTCGCGGAGCCAAGGCCGATCCTTCCCTGCCTCCGTCTCTCAATCCCGGCGACTTCATCATCATTCGTCCGCACAAGGGAAATGCCACGCTGAAGACAGCCGGGGCCGACCCAGGGGCAGGAGCACGGCCATCGGGAACCGCCGGGCTTTCCGGCGCGTCCGCTCCGCCGAAGGACAGTGCAGTTCAAACTCCCCCTACCGCCGCTCAAGCCGACAGCGGGCCCGTGGATTACTGGTTTGTGGTGGCCATCGAGGGCCAACGGGCGGGGTATGTTCATTGGTCCGTCCAACGGCAGCAACACAAGGGGAAGGAATTTCTGATCGGCACTCGCTATCTGCGGCTGACGGTCGCGCGCTTCGGCCAGACGGTGACCCAGTGGAGTGAGGAATCCAGCGTGGAAACCCCGGAAGGCCAGGTGCTGGTGACCTCGATGCGGCAAGGACTGGGGAAGGACCAGGCCCTGACACTCAGCGGAACAGTCGAAGGCAAGACATTGAAAGTGCGCGGCACGGGAATGGCTGCCGGTGCCACGGATACCCCCTGGCCGGAAGGCGTCGTCGGAATCGCGGGGGAAGTGCAACAATTCCGCCGCCTCTCCTTGCAGCCCGGCCAATCCCACCGTTACCTGAGTTATCTGCCGGCGGTCAACCGCGTCGTTACCATCACCGTGACTCTCGAAGGGGAAGAAAGCCGCGCCCTTTGGCCCAATACCCCGCCGCGCCGCCTGCTCCGCTATGTCAGCAAGCCGGAACCGCTGGGCAAGGTGCGATTGCCGCTGTCCATCACCTGGGTCGATGCGCAGACGCGAGAACCCCTGCTGGTGGAAACCGACTTCCCCGCTTTTGGCGGGCGCCTGACCTTTCTCCGCACCACCCGCGAAGCGGCGACGGCCCCCGTCACCCAGCCGGTGGAAATTTTCGCCTTCCAGTCCATTCCCCTGAACCGGGCGGTTCCCCACCCGCACGGGCAAGCGGAAATCGTCTATCGGGTCAAGGTGCCGCGCGAGGAAGAACCCGAAACACTGTTTGTGAGCGACAGCCGCCAGCAGGTCCAGAATTACGATCCGGTCACGAAGAGTTTTGAGTTACGCGTTCAAGCGCGGCGCGGCCCGCAGGAGAACCTCCAGGAACCGCCGCCGGGGAAGGAATACCTGGAAAGCAACTTCTTCCTCAATTGGGATAACGCCGACGTCAAGCGCCGAGCCGCTCAGGCCACCGCCGGCCTTCCTGCCCAAGCCGAGGCTTGGACCAAAGCCTGTGCCATCGAGCGTTGGGTCCACCAGAACATGAAGGCGTTCGAGTTGTCCCAGGCCCTGGCGACCGCGGACCATGTCGCCAAAGACTTGACCGGCGACTGCACGGAATACGCCATGCTGGCCGCGGCCATGTGCCGCGCTGTCGGCATTCCGTCCCGCACCGCCATGGGAGTGATCTATGCCACGGATAAAAAGGGACACCCGGTCCTGGCCTACCACATGTGGTTTGAAGTGTACGTGTCCGGGCAATGGGTGCCTCTCGATGCCACGCGAGGCGAAGGCGGGATCGGCCCCGGCCACATCAAAATCACCCACGATAGCTGGCATGAGGAAAAGTCCTTTGCCCCTTTGCTCCCCGTCCTGCGCGTTCTGACCGCACGCCCGGCGGTGGAAATCCTGCGCGTCCGCCCCTGA
- a CDS encoding coiled-coil domain-containing protein gives MSARKPESPAWDGSDSPPFVPESPTADAMETLPRSAPSLAPIRMADVASPDNAEAFQAGADGGHGSETASHPLGDDWPAFTPDPLPQEWVLPPDVYYAFSHARPCPDVFAIHAPDAAQRLELLSRLAVWCSQERWWLIVPDLRRALELGRAWPKSAPRPLLWTHAWQTPAAENPPDILTLGELQNQITAQVRAPLQERLQSLRHLQAITLQLVQCDTLQAELAATLDTLEHTLQAEAEDEHSALYQTIHDQLTSLQQRLQECEARRCQLQEKLRLEQSLATSDPADPNTPRPETSWFARLKKWLLGRSSSPSSSSSAGQASPSPSHPPLATASTGFSSLQDELQATEKELAELRALWQAEYQQLLERELSRRRQVIQDQLAGQRAEHERLHLQRERLIRHLSLAQAEGPDLEQELAHVQRQLREADSLAAEHLQHRLEQVQIFLIPAREGPDMEQLRRLAGGVDRFIYESCEQIPDSVMRPAMSLPGRHLLIGNILPPPSRCWEGNGAVPGLCRLPEATPWPALLGSRLDQRLWVVEGEFLIARLRLVPPEQRFALRQEPLVDRPEVLLRFRDTSDRETELVEIAFPLSWGFAARAFVAQQLEHYRPLPCGPAQWHTTPAGDIRVCWPVVEQAASAHRSESIDWGNGVQEWCLFDGHTFYTAALTFRADGGWDRAAAEAWLQELLPLATRQRLAVVTSRQPLPPISAAAQDSSCSLHSAVDPAPESPRKTGG, from the coding sequence ATGAGCGCACGCAAGCCGGAGTCCCCGGCCTGGGATGGCAGCGATTCCCCCCCGTTTGTCCCGGAGTCTCCAACGGCGGATGCGATGGAGACCCTGCCTCGGTCTGCCCCATCCTTGGCCCCTATCCGGATGGCGGACGTGGCATCCCCTGACAACGCGGAGGCCTTTCAGGCTGGCGCAGACGGCGGCCACGGCTCCGAGACCGCCTCGCACCCGCTGGGTGACGATTGGCCGGCTTTCACCCCTGACCCCTTACCGCAGGAGTGGGTGCTCCCGCCCGATGTCTATTACGCTTTCAGCCATGCTCGGCCCTGTCCCGATGTCTTCGCCATTCATGCCCCTGATGCCGCGCAGCGCCTGGAATTGCTCAGCCGCCTGGCCGTCTGGTGTTCTCAGGAACGCTGGTGGCTCATCGTGCCCGACCTCCGCCGCGCTCTAGAACTGGGCCGGGCATGGCCCAAGTCCGCCCCGCGGCCCCTCCTCTGGACCCACGCCTGGCAGACCCCAGCCGCGGAAAACCCACCCGACATCCTAACCTTGGGCGAATTACAAAACCAAATCACCGCCCAAGTACGCGCCCCGTTGCAAGAGCGGCTCCAATCGCTCCGGCACCTGCAAGCGATCACTTTGCAATTGGTTCAATGCGACACCCTTCAGGCCGAACTCGCCGCGACCCTGGACACGCTGGAACATACCCTGCAAGCGGAAGCCGAGGATGAGCATTCCGCCCTGTACCAGACGATCCACGACCAATTGACCTCCCTCCAACAACGGCTCCAGGAGTGCGAGGCGCGGCGGTGCCAGCTTCAGGAGAAGCTCCGCCTGGAGCAATCCCTGGCAACTTCGGATCCCGCTGATCCCAACACACCCCGACCGGAGACAAGCTGGTTCGCGCGGCTGAAAAAGTGGCTGCTAGGCCGCTCCTCTTCCCCCTCCTCCTCTTCCTCCGCCGGCCAGGCCTCCCCTTCTCCCTCTCACCCGCCTCTTGCGACTGCCTCCACCGGCTTCTCATCCTTGCAAGATGAATTGCAGGCCACCGAGAAGGAGCTTGCGGAATTGCGCGCCCTTTGGCAGGCCGAATACCAACAGCTTCTGGAACGGGAACTGTCCCGTCGCCGCCAGGTGATCCAAGACCAGCTCGCCGGTCAACGCGCCGAGCATGAACGCCTGCATCTCCAGCGCGAGCGCCTGATTCGGCATCTGTCCCTGGCGCAGGCGGAGGGACCTGACCTGGAACAGGAATTGGCCCACGTCCAGCGGCAGTTGCGGGAGGCGGACTCTCTGGCCGCGGAACACCTTCAGCACCGGCTTGAGCAAGTGCAGATCTTCCTGATCCCCGCCCGCGAGGGGCCAGATATGGAGCAACTCCGCCGCCTGGCGGGAGGTGTGGATCGGTTCATCTACGAAAGCTGCGAGCAAATTCCAGACAGCGTGATGAGGCCGGCGATGAGCCTGCCGGGCCGCCATTTGTTGATCGGGAACATCCTCCCCCCTCCCTCTCGCTGTTGGGAAGGGAACGGAGCGGTTCCAGGCCTCTGTCGGCTCCCGGAGGCAACCCCCTGGCCCGCCCTGCTGGGTTCCCGGTTGGATCAGCGCCTGTGGGTGGTGGAGGGAGAGTTCCTCATTGCTCGCCTCCGCCTCGTTCCCCCAGAGCAACGTTTCGCTCTGCGTCAGGAGCCGCTCGTCGATCGTCCCGAAGTTCTTCTTCGCTTCCGGGATACTTCTGACCGGGAAACCGAATTGGTCGAAATTGCCTTTCCCCTGTCTTGGGGCTTTGCTGCCCGCGCCTTTGTGGCCCAACAATTGGAGCATTACCGGCCACTGCCGTGCGGGCCGGCCCAGTGGCATACCACTCCTGCGGGCGACATCCGGGTCTGCTGGCCTGTCGTGGAGCAAGCGGCCAGTGCCCACCGCAGCGAGAGCATCGATTGGGGCAACGGCGTGCAGGAATGGTGCCTCTTCGACGGGCACACCTTTTACACCGCCGCGTTGACCTTCCGAGCCGATGGGGGATGGGATCGCGCCGCCGCCGAAGCCTGGCTCCAGGAACTGCTGCCGCTTGCGACCCGGCAACGCTTGGCCGTCGTGACCTCCCGCCAGCCCCTGCCGCCGATCTCGGCTGCCGCCCAGGACTCCTCTTGCTCCCTCCACTCGGCTGTCGATCCCGCCCCAGAATCGCCCCGAAAAACCGGCGGCTAA
- a CDS encoding Gfo/Idh/MocA family protein, with protein sequence MSEVMNFCIVGCGMIARFHTRALQEIPQTRISALVSRQHSNAERLIAETGIPPCPIYSHLEEAIAREPIDAVIVTTASGAHLEPAVCAAKARKHVVVEKPLEITPERCQQIIDACDQAGVQLCTIFPSRFGDANRALKQAVERQKFGRLTLAETTCKWWRSQQYYDEGGWKGTRRWDGGGALMNQAIHNVDLLLWLMGPVESVCGFTATLAHERIEVEDTAVAILRFRNGALGVIQATTSVHPGYPKTIAIHGDRGSAVIEQDDVLRWDFTPETEEDRQIKARFAVKVGASGGAADPKAISHEGHRRQLADFIEAVRKGQRPLVDGREGKRSVELICAIYESQASGRIIHFPS encoded by the coding sequence ATGTCCGAGGTGATGAACTTTTGCATTGTCGGATGCGGAATGATTGCTCGCTTCCATACTCGTGCATTGCAGGAGATTCCGCAGACCCGCATCAGCGCCCTGGTGAGCCGGCAGCACAGCAATGCGGAGCGGTTGATCGCCGAGACGGGGATTCCCCCCTGCCCGATTTACAGCCATTTAGAAGAGGCGATCGCCCGGGAGCCGATCGATGCCGTCATCGTCACCACGGCCAGCGGCGCGCATTTGGAACCGGCGGTGTGTGCCGCTAAGGCCCGCAAGCACGTCGTGGTGGAAAAACCGCTGGAAATTACCCCGGAACGTTGCCAGCAGATCATCGACGCCTGCGATCAAGCGGGGGTGCAACTCTGCACCATCTTCCCTTCCCGTTTCGGGGATGCCAATCGAGCGCTCAAGCAAGCGGTGGAGAGGCAGAAATTTGGCCGCCTGACTCTGGCGGAGACCACCTGCAAGTGGTGGCGTTCGCAGCAGTACTATGACGAGGGGGGCTGGAAAGGCACCCGCCGCTGGGATGGCGGAGGCGCCTTGATGAACCAAGCCATTCACAATGTCGACCTGCTGCTGTGGCTGATGGGACCGGTGGAAAGCGTCTGCGGCTTCACGGCGACCTTGGCCCATGAGCGGATCGAAGTGGAAGACACGGCGGTGGCCATCCTCCGCTTCCGCAACGGCGCTTTGGGGGTCATCCAGGCCACGACCAGCGTCCATCCGGGCTATCCGAAGACGATCGCCATCCACGGCGACCGAGGCTCCGCCGTCATCGAACAGGATGATGTGTTGCGCTGGGATTTCACCCCGGAGACGGAGGAAGACCGGCAGATCAAGGCCCGCTTTGCGGTCAAAGTCGGCGCCAGCGGCGGAGCCGCCGATCCGAAGGCCATCAGCCACGAAGGGCACCGGCGGCAGTTGGCGGACTTCATCGAAGCCGTCCGCAAGGGGCAGCGGCCTTTGGTGGACGGGCGCGAAGGGAAACGCTCCGTCGAGTTGATCTGTGCCATCTACGAAAGCCAGGCCAGCGGGCGGATCATCCACTTCCCGTCCTGA
- the nusA gene encoding transcription termination factor NusA, whose amino-acid sequence MATTNKRRDTGREILELVEKLHDERKVPRETILNAISHAIQVAAERHFGVEEGVLVQIDPATGQLIARLGDQEIDPETLGRIAAQSAKQMIIQKIREAESDTIYQEFSMKKGELVVGQIARIDDGTAIVNLGKQEAILPRSEQIPGETHHVGERIKAVILEVRKQGQRVKIVLSRTHPDFVRALFTEEIPEIEERIIDIKAIAREAGYRTKVAVVSIDQKVDCVGACVGVRGSRIKNITDELNGERIDIVRWNESLQILIPNALQPAQISEVFTYPRLGRAIVLVTDDQLSLAIGRRGQNVRLASKLVGWDIEILTHDELAETLERAERWFGQLPHASPELTTALIEEGFLSYNDISLIDAQELAEFTGLTLEQAEDVVLYAEEYAEEMERSVDEERRAATEAAEQQAYASAGAEETVSVESAGGESQLPAPASASLEVSLDGQQSAPATVSADTADDSVTSEETPSYAEETPALPGEEAGQEGEYAVGETATPPSVAEADEQTFAEAADSLLSAADSARTQASDAEIGGPSPGSDGDSGGETGPPVSSEFHLPEPVTSRKEAEAPPAS is encoded by the coding sequence ATGGCAACGACCAACAAACGCCGGGACACAGGGCGGGAAATTTTGGAACTCGTGGAGAAACTTCACGACGAGCGCAAGGTGCCCCGCGAGACCATTCTCAACGCCATCAGCCACGCCATTCAAGTGGCCGCCGAACGCCACTTCGGCGTGGAAGAGGGCGTCCTGGTTCAAATCGATCCCGCCACGGGCCAATTGATCGCGCGCTTAGGCGACCAGGAGATCGACCCCGAAACCCTGGGCCGGATCGCTGCCCAATCGGCCAAGCAGATGATCATCCAGAAAATCCGGGAGGCGGAATCCGACACCATCTACCAGGAATTCTCCATGAAAAAGGGGGAACTGGTGGTCGGCCAAATCGCCCGGATCGACGACGGGACCGCGATTGTCAACCTGGGCAAGCAGGAAGCGATCCTCCCCCGCAGCGAGCAGATCCCCGGCGAGACCCACCACGTGGGGGAACGGATCAAAGCGGTCATCCTGGAAGTCCGCAAGCAAGGCCAGCGGGTCAAAATCGTCCTGTCGCGCACCCATCCGGACTTCGTCCGCGCCCTGTTCACCGAAGAAATCCCGGAGATTGAGGAACGGATCATCGACATCAAGGCAATTGCCCGCGAGGCAGGATACCGCACCAAAGTGGCCGTGGTCAGCATCGACCAGAAAGTGGACTGCGTCGGGGCGTGTGTTGGAGTTCGCGGCAGCCGGATCAAGAACATCACCGATGAACTCAACGGCGAGCGGATCGACATCGTCCGCTGGAATGAATCGCTGCAAATCCTCATCCCCAACGCACTGCAACCGGCGCAAATTTCGGAGGTGTTCACCTACCCCCGCTTGGGCCGGGCCATTGTCCTGGTCACCGATGACCAACTTTCCCTGGCCATCGGGCGCCGCGGCCAGAACGTCCGCCTGGCTTCCAAACTCGTCGGCTGGGACATCGAAATCCTGACCCATGATGAACTGGCCGAGACCCTCGAACGAGCCGAACGCTGGTTCGGCCAACTCCCCCACGCCAGCCCCGAACTGACCACCGCTTTGATCGAGGAAGGCTTCCTCTCGTACAACGACATCAGCTTGATCGATGCCCAGGAGCTAGCCGAGTTTACCGGCCTGACGCTCGAACAAGCGGAAGACGTCGTCCTGTATGCGGAAGAGTACGCCGAGGAAATGGAGCGTAGCGTCGATGAGGAACGGCGGGCCGCCACAGAAGCCGCCGAACAACAGGCCTATGCCTCGGCAGGGGCGGAGGAGACGGTGTCGGTCGAGTCCGCCGGCGGAGAAAGCCAACTCCCAGCTCCAGCGAGCGCATCGCTGGAAGTGTCGCTTGACGGACAGCAATCCGCCCCTGCGACGGTCTCTGCCGATACCGCTGACGACTCCGTGACATCTGAGGAAACACCATCCTACGCCGAAGAGACGCCTGCACTCCCCGGAGAGGAGGCCGGGCAGGAGGGGGAATACGCGGTTGGGGAAACGGCAACCCCGCCGAGTGTGGCCGAAGCCGATGAGCAGACCTTCGCGGAAGCGGCAGATTCCCTCCTCTCGGCGGCAGATTCCGCCCGGACCCAGGCTAGCGATGCGGAAATCGGAGGACCCTCTCCGGGTTCAGATGGCGACAGCGGGGGTGAAACCGGGCCGCCGGTTTCCTCTGAGTTCCACCTCCCCGAACCCGTTACTTCCCGGAAGGAGGCGGAAGCCCCACCGGCATCCTGA
- the infB gene encoding translation initiation factor IF-2 — translation MSNPPTKEKDTKGTKEAKEKTTKIRVFTLAKELGVESKTLLDFCHELGFTSITNQLSGLEPQQAEALRERVKKGPKRPSSAIPTPAAAPKPAIPPTVPPVGGKVATLRRPKPPTPSTQAAPPAAPAAPSVPSPSAASAPPATSTAAPPTAAPATAPPGGVTPSPAAPGAPKAPAAAPAAAGQAPAPPAAVAGSVAAPTTPPSAPSEISAPAASTTAASSVSSPPGASAAPSPTPAASSIPSATGGSETASPPPAVATTPPPAAGQIPANVVPPLSVSSGGIRNLNVPLGGRPPTLHPPRPSAARTDSGAPPSGPETRGPAGAPRPTPSAPPPVSPPASSAPPSGPKSAPPGVSPTSSPPATADSGTTPASRRAEVLNRPPQPPPPKIIAPQRTPGAAPPAGKGSGPGTSRPPAPPKPSPGQPMKLTEEMIRRLREASARGQRVNLQELARQQPAAPPTRPEPGRLPSRPSGRGPALLDEDEEERSRKKAGGLIGREARQKGRGDRSHDIDEHAIIVGPGGKVDIIEERWGSRRGPRAARLLKARREQEQRKIEGPVEVTLPLTVRSFSEAIGMKLNEVIQRLLKETGRLYAANAVVDFDTAALIALEKNIELIAKQPETKEDQLLRRYREMLENVDPARLKPRPPIVTIMGHVDHGKTTLLDKIRQMFGLQSDVAASEAGGITQVLRAWSVKREVLTEKDGQEVIEERYITFLDTPGHEAFTKMRARGANVTDIAVIVVAATDGVMPQTQEAISHARAANVKIIVAINKIDLPNANVERTRRQLYQEGLVPDNMGGDVIFVETSAVTGQGISDLLDAIILVAEVEEWKADPDRPAAGTCLEACMSADEGVLATLLIQQGTLHRGDIVLCGSAYGRVRAMYNDLGQPIQQAGPSMPVRITGLNRVPNADDPFYVTEDLSEAREIAEAREQKEREASLTRFVAPKDLSELTAAQSKAQITELKVILKADARGSIEAIRKELEKLVHEEARVRILHAAVGAITETDVQLALTSPHDTLVLGFNVTADDAALKLAEERGIALREYDIIYKLTEDVKAALEGRLKPVEEIVHLGRAVVRQVFKLGKVGTVAGCYVTSGVIERNARVRVIRNGVVVYPPSDKVATLESLKRFKDDVREVREGFECGLKISGYDDVKVDDVIEAYKVEVRQRSL, via the coding sequence TTGTCCAACCCGCCAACGAAAGAGAAAGACACCAAAGGCACCAAAGAAGCCAAAGAAAAGACGACGAAGATTCGGGTCTTCACTCTCGCCAAGGAGTTGGGCGTGGAGTCGAAGACTTTGCTGGATTTTTGCCACGAGTTAGGCTTTACGAGCATCACGAACCAATTGAGCGGTTTGGAACCTCAGCAGGCGGAAGCCTTGCGCGAACGGGTCAAAAAAGGTCCGAAGCGCCCGTCGAGCGCCATCCCCACACCCGCAGCGGCTCCGAAACCGGCCATCCCTCCGACAGTCCCCCCGGTAGGCGGTAAAGTCGCAACGCTGCGGCGGCCGAAACCGCCGACTCCCTCCACTCAGGCTGCGCCGCCCGCCGCTCCAGCAGCTCCCTCCGTACCGAGTCCATCCGCCGCCTCAGCTCCTCCCGCAACTTCCACGGCCGCCCCTCCAACGGCCGCTCCTGCGACGGCTCCGCCCGGAGGCGTAACTCCTTCCCCCGCGGCTCCGGGAGCACCGAAAGCACCGGCGGCTGCTCCGGCGGCGGCAGGGCAAGCCCCGGCCCCTCCGGCAGCCGTGGCAGGAAGCGTAGCCGCCCCCACGACTCCGCCGTCCGCCCCCTCCGAGATTTCCGCTCCGGCAGCTTCCACGACCGCGGCCAGCAGTGTCAGCTCCCCTCCGGGAGCTTCGGCCGCCCCCAGCCCCACACCCGCCGCCAGCTCAATCCCCTCGGCGACCGGCGGCAGTGAGACGGCAAGTCCACCTCCAGCGGTTGCCACAACACCCCCGCCCGCCGCAGGACAGATACCGGCGAACGTGGTTCCGCCCCTCTCTGTTTCCAGCGGCGGTATTCGCAACCTGAATGTGCCCCTCGGCGGGCGCCCTCCGACCCTCCACCCGCCCCGGCCGTCCGCGGCACGAACCGACTCAGGAGCACCCCCCAGCGGTCCGGAGACACGTGGGCCAGCAGGAGCGCCGCGACCCACACCCTCTGCTCCCCCGCCGGTTTCGCCCCCCGCTTCTTCCGCGCCGCCGAGCGGTCCGAAATCGGCACCACCGGGAGTCTCGCCGACTTCCTCCCCGCCGGCGACAGCCGATTCGGGAACCACCCCAGCCAGCCGGCGGGCTGAAGTGCTCAACCGGCCCCCGCAACCGCCGCCGCCGAAGATCATCGCCCCTCAGCGCACACCCGGTGCTGCGCCGCCAGCGGGCAAAGGGAGCGGACCTGGAACGTCCCGGCCTCCAGCGCCTCCCAAGCCGAGTCCCGGCCAACCGATGAAGCTGACGGAGGAGATGATCCGCCGCCTGCGCGAGGCCAGCGCGCGCGGCCAGCGCGTCAATCTGCAAGAGCTAGCCCGCCAGCAACCCGCCGCACCCCCGACTCGCCCGGAGCCAGGCCGGCTGCCCTCCCGGCCCAGCGGCCGCGGACCCGCTCTTCTGGATGAGGACGAGGAGGAACGCAGCCGCAAAAAAGCGGGCGGCCTCATCGGACGGGAAGCCCGACAGAAAGGCCGCGGAGACCGCAGCCACGACATCGACGAACACGCCATCATTGTCGGTCCCGGCGGCAAGGTGGACATCATCGAGGAACGATGGGGGTCGCGCCGCGGTCCACGGGCTGCCCGACTTCTCAAAGCCCGCCGTGAACAAGAACAGCGCAAAATCGAAGGACCCGTCGAAGTCACCCTGCCGCTCACTGTCCGCAGCTTCTCCGAAGCCATCGGAATGAAGCTCAACGAGGTGATCCAGCGCCTGCTCAAAGAAACGGGACGGCTTTACGCCGCCAATGCTGTTGTGGACTTCGATACGGCGGCTCTCATCGCCCTGGAAAAGAATATTGAACTCATCGCCAAACAGCCGGAAACCAAGGAAGACCAGCTTCTCCGCCGCTACCGGGAGATGCTGGAGAACGTCGATCCCGCCCGCCTCAAGCCCCGCCCGCCGATCGTCACCATCATGGGGCACGTGGACCACGGCAAAACCACCCTCCTGGACAAGATCCGCCAGATGTTCGGCCTGCAATCCGACGTGGCGGCGAGCGAAGCCGGCGGCATCACCCAGGTGCTGCGCGCCTGGTCCGTCAAACGCGAAGTCTTGACCGAAAAAGACGGCCAGGAGGTCATAGAGGAGCGGTACATCACCTTCCTGGATACGCCGGGCCACGAAGCCTTCACCAAGATGCGGGCGCGCGGCGCCAATGTCACCGACATCGCCGTGATTGTCGTGGCCGCCACCGATGGCGTCATGCCGCAAACCCAGGAAGCCATTAGCCACGCGCGCGCCGCCAACGTCAAAATCATCGTGGCGATCAACAAGATCGACCTGCCGAATGCCAATGTGGAACGCACACGCCGACAACTCTATCAGGAAGGGCTTGTGCCTGACAACATGGGCGGCGACGTCATCTTCGTCGAAACCAGCGCCGTCACAGGCCAGGGCATCAGCGACCTGCTCGATGCCATCATCCTCGTGGCCGAGGTCGAGGAGTGGAAAGCGGACCCGGACCGGCCCGCAGCGGGGACCTGCCTGGAAGCCTGCATGAGCGCCGATGAAGGAGTCCTCGCCACGCTCTTGATCCAACAGGGGACCCTCCACCGCGGGGACATTGTGCTCTGCGGCAGCGCCTACGGCCGGGTCCGTGCCATGTACAACGACCTGGGCCAGCCGATCCAGCAAGCCGGCCCCAGCATGCCCGTCCGCATTACCGGCCTCAACCGCGTGCCCAATGCCGATGACCCCTTCTACGTCACCGAAGACCTCTCCGAAGCCCGCGAAATCGCCGAAGCCCGCGAACAGAAAGAACGCGAAGCCTCTTTGACACGCTTCGTCGCCCCCAAAGACCTGAGCGAACTGACCGCCGCCCAAAGCAAAGCCCAGATCACCGAACTGAAAGTCATCTTGAAGGCCGACGCCCGCGGCTCCATCGAAGCCATCCGCAAGGAACTGGAAAAACTGGTGCACGAAGAAGCCCGCGTCCGCATCCTGCATGCCGCGGTGGGCGCCATCACCGAAACCGATGTGCAACTGGCCCTGACCAGCCCGCACGATACCCTGGTGCTGGGCTTCAACGTCACCGCCGACGATGCCGCCCTCAAGCTCGCCGAAGAGCGCGGCATTGCCCTGCGCGAATACGACATCATCTACAAGCTCACCGAGGATGTCAAAGCCGCTCTGGAAGGCCGCCTCAAGCCCGTGGAAGAAATCGTGCACCTGGGCCGAGCCGTGGTCCGGCAAGTGTTCAAACTGGGCAAAGTCGGCACCGTGGCCGGCTGCTACGTCACCAGTGGCGTGATCGAACGCAATGCCCGCGTCCGCGTGATCCGCAATGGCGTCGTGGTCTATCCCCCCAGCGACAAAGTCGCCACCCTCGAAAGCCTCAAACGGTTCAAAGACGATGTGCGCGAAGTCCGCGAAGGGTTCGAATGCGGCTTGAAAATCAGCGGCTACGACGACGTCAAAGTGGATGATGTCATCGAAGCCTACAAAGTGGAGGTCCGCCAACGCAGTCTCTAA